In Halanaeroarchaeum sp. HSR-CO, one DNA window encodes the following:
- a CDS encoding DMT family transporter, whose amino-acid sequence MLGPALALCFALLMGFASIFSRRGLQTGSFRALLVISLGVGSVVFLAMTAVTTGFAETPVMGVVYAGIGAIIGSVAGRSLYFLGINYLGPGKSLSVSATSPLYATVFAWLVLEETITPLVVAGTVAIVGGIVVLSKDIRTQTAEESYSNAVVLYPLVAAVMLAMAVTLRKLALDTGIAPIEAGTVNMVVGLVVVLPLFATRWRREILETDPTALRQFSIASTFMAVAFILYFVGLQITNASIFFPLVQTQPLFALAFSAALLGNLEVISRWSVVGSTIIVVGAALVVLG is encoded by the coding sequence ATGCTCGGGCCGGCCCTCGCACTCTGCTTTGCACTCCTGATGGGATTCGCGAGCATCTTCTCGCGACGCGGACTGCAGACGGGGTCGTTCCGAGCGCTGTTGGTCATCTCGCTGGGGGTCGGATCGGTCGTCTTCCTGGCGATGACCGCCGTCACCACCGGCTTCGCCGAGACCCCAGTCATGGGTGTCGTCTACGCCGGTATCGGCGCCATCATCGGGTCGGTCGCCGGCCGGTCGCTGTACTTTCTCGGGATCAACTACCTCGGCCCGGGAAAATCCCTCTCCGTCTCCGCGACGTCGCCGCTGTACGCCACCGTCTTCGCCTGGCTCGTCCTCGAGGAGACGATCACCCCGCTGGTCGTCGCCGGCACGGTCGCCATCGTGGGCGGCATCGTCGTCCTCTCGAAGGACATCCGGACCCAGACCGCCGAGGAGAGCTATTCGAACGCAGTCGTCCTCTATCCGCTCGTCGCCGCAGTTATGCTGGCGATGGCGGTGACGCTCAGGAAACTCGCCCTCGACACGGGAATCGCCCCGATCGAGGCGGGGACGGTCAACATGGTCGTCGGACTGGTCGTCGTCCTCCCGCTGTTCGCGACCCGGTGGCGACGGGAGATACTCGAGACCGATCCCACCGCACTGCGGCAGTTCAGCATCGCGAGCACGTTCATGGCGGTTGCGTTCATCCTCTACTTCGTGGGCCTGCAGATCACGAACGCCAGCATCTTCTTCCCGCTAGTGCAAACCCAGCCGCTGTTCGCGCTCGCGTTCAGTGCGGCCTTGCTGGGCAATCTGGAGGTCATCTCCCGATGGTCGGTGGTCGGCTCGACAATCATCGTCGTCGGGGCGGCACTCGTCGTGCTGGGATGA
- a CDS encoding DNA polymerase sliding clamp, giving the protein MFKAIVSADTLRTTLDSVSVLVDECKIHLNEAGLAIRAVDPANVGMVDLELDATAFESYEADGGLIGVNLTRLEDIAGMADAGQLVQLELDEETRKLHIKIDGLEYTLALIDPDSIRQEPDLPDLDLPARIVIEGRDIDRAVRAADMVSDHIALGVDASEELFYVDAEGDTDDVHLELGREDLIDLESGDAHSLFSLDYLKDMNKAIPKDGEVAVDLGEEFPVKMHFEIAEGLGQVTFMLAPRIQSD; this is encoded by the coding sequence ATGTTTAAGGCCATCGTGAGTGCCGATACGCTCCGGACCACATTGGACTCCGTGAGCGTCCTGGTGGACGAATGCAAGATCCACCTCAACGAAGCGGGACTCGCCATCCGCGCTGTGGATCCGGCGAACGTGGGAATGGTCGACCTCGAACTCGACGCGACGGCGTTCGAGTCCTACGAGGCCGACGGGGGACTCATCGGGGTCAACCTCACCCGTCTCGAGGACATCGCCGGCATGGCCGACGCGGGCCAGTTGGTTCAGCTCGAACTCGACGAGGAGACCCGCAAACTCCACATCAAGATCGACGGTCTCGAGTACACCCTCGCGCTCATCGACCCCGACTCCATCCGCCAGGAACCCGACCTCCCCGACCTGGACCTCCCTGCGCGTATCGTCATCGAGGGACGGGACATCGACCGGGCGGTCAGAGCCGCGGACATGGTCTCCGATCACATCGCACTGGGCGTCGACGCGAGCGAGGAGCTGTTCTACGTCGACGCGGAGGGCGATACCGACGACGTTCACCTCGAACTCGGTCGCGAGGACCTCATCGACCTCGAGTCCGGAGACGCTCACTCACTTTTCTCCCTCGATTACCTGAAGGATATGAACAAGGCCATCCCGAAGGACGGCGAGGTCGCCGTCGACCTGGGCGAGGAGTTCCCGGTCAAGATGCACTTCGAGATCGCCGAGGGGCTGGGGCAGGTCACGTTCATGCTGGCCCCGCGCATCCAGAGCGACTGA
- a CDS encoding CBS domain-containing protein — translation MDVRDIMSTDLVTVTRETSLQETVTRMLDDRVGSVVVVEGSQPVGIVTETDVLAVGTTYGRPFEEIPVTRAMSVNPVTVDPETSLEAAIEVLLDHGIKKLPIVDGDELVGIVTMTDFVYHQHDLATEAARLERDRTGPLEDSDGPV, via the coding sequence ATGGACGTTCGAGACATCATGTCGACGGACCTCGTGACGGTGACACGCGAGACGTCCCTCCAGGAGACGGTCACGCGTATGCTCGACGACCGCGTGGGCAGCGTCGTGGTCGTGGAGGGGTCACAACCGGTCGGTATCGTCACCGAGACGGACGTCCTGGCGGTCGGGACGACCTACGGGCGTCCCTTCGAGGAGATCCCGGTGACGCGGGCGATGAGTGTTAATCCGGTCACGGTCGACCCGGAGACGTCGCTCGAGGCGGCGATCGAGGTTCTACTCGACCACGGAATCAAGAAATTGCCGATCGTCGACGGCGACGAACTCGTCGGCATCGTCACCATGACCGACTTCGTCTACCACCAGCACGACCTGGCGACCGAGGCGGCCAGGCTCGAACGAGACCGAACCGGGCCACTCGAGGACAGCGACGGCCCCGTATGA
- a CDS encoding ATPase domain-containing protein, whose protein sequence is MTPDRVSTGIPGVDTILNGGLIDGRNALLRGPPGSGKTIFSLYFLSAGVDAGETSLFVNLGEPSDYVNRTASAFDLHADDVHFVDLSPTDEQFSPDEAYTLFEGAAVEQPDYITALRETIEDIDPDRILLDPITEFRFLTTDERQFRKQILGFLDFLSARDMTVVLTSQATSSIPDDDLQFLTDTVINLELHSDYRTVRVSKFRGSSYRSGSHAYEIDDSGVTVFPKIRGDLEPVDHVELTKLSSGVPELDQLLNGGLSRGTVTALSGPTGAGKTTTGVQFLKEAVAQGERAVLYEFEESTRTLLDRARAINIPIEPMVERGDLSVVEVPPDAYTVDEFGHMVRTAVEEAGVDVVMIDGTKGFGQNLRGMDDDPARDLLRIGRYLRSQGVTVIVPHEVHSVTGEFKVTERGTSNLADTILFIRHVEYHGEIRKVIGALKMRTSSFERALRELEITEYGLQVGDPLPHLRGILTGTPGWNDREQTLDANNGA, encoded by the coding sequence ATGACTCCCGATCGTGTTTCGACCGGTATTCCCGGCGTCGATACCATCCTAAATGGCGGTCTCATCGACGGCCGGAACGCACTGCTTCGAGGACCACCTGGTTCCGGGAAGACGATCTTCAGCCTCTATTTCCTCTCGGCTGGCGTTGACGCGGGCGAGACGAGTCTCTTTGTCAATCTCGGCGAACCCAGCGATTACGTCAATCGAACGGCGAGTGCGTTCGACCTGCACGCCGACGACGTCCACTTCGTCGACCTCTCGCCGACGGACGAGCAGTTCTCACCGGACGAAGCCTACACACTCTTCGAGGGAGCAGCGGTCGAACAACCGGACTACATCACCGCTCTCAGAGAAACTATCGAGGATATCGACCCCGACCGTATATTACTCGACCCGATTACCGAATTTCGGTTTCTCACCACCGACGAACGCCAGTTTCGAAAACAGATCCTCGGGTTCCTCGATTTCCTCTCCGCACGCGATATGACGGTGGTGTTGACCTCTCAGGCAACGTCGTCGATCCCCGACGACGACCTGCAGTTTCTCACTGACACCGTCATCAATCTCGAACTCCACTCGGACTATCGGACGGTCCGCGTCTCGAAGTTCCGGGGGTCCTCGTACCGATCCGGGAGCCACGCCTACGAGATCGACGATTCAGGAGTGACCGTCTTTCCAAAGATACGGGGCGATCTCGAACCAGTGGATCATGTCGAACTCACGAAACTTTCTTCCGGCGTCCCGGAACTCGATCAACTCCTCAACGGGGGCTTGAGCAGGGGGACGGTGACGGCGCTGAGCGGTCCGACCGGTGCCGGCAAGACGACGACGGGGGTGCAGTTCCTGAAGGAGGCCGTCGCACAGGGAGAACGCGCGGTGCTGTACGAGTTCGAGGAGTCCACTCGCACGTTGCTCGACCGCGCCAGAGCGATCAATATCCCGATCGAACCGATGGTCGAACGGGGGGACCTCTCCGTCGTGGAGGTCCCTCCGGACGCGTATACCGTCGACGAGTTCGGTCACATGGTCCGCACCGCCGTCGAGGAGGCGGGCGTCGATGTGGTCATGATCGACGGGACCAAAGGCTTCGGGCAGAACCTCCGGGGGATGGACGACGACCCGGCCAGGGATCTCCTGCGGATCGGTCGGTACCTGCGATCACAGGGGGTAACCGTCATCGTTCCACACGAGGTCCACTCGGTTACTGGCGAGTTCAAGGTGACCGAACGGGGGACGAGCAATCTCGCCGACACGATCTTGTTCATTCGACATGTCGAGTACCACGGCGAAATACGGAAGGTGATCGGAGCCCTGAAAATGCGGACCAGTTCCTTCGAACGGGCACTTCGCGAACTGGAGATCACTGAATATGGCCTCCAGGTTGGCGACCCGCTTCCACACCTTCGTGGAATACTGACCGGCACCCCTGGGTGGAACGATCGGGAGCAGACATTGGACGCCAATAATGGGGCCTGA
- the rpiA gene encoding ribose-5-phosphate isomerase RpiA → MKTQGGSDAAKRRAGESAADLVGDGAVVGLGTGSTAAWAIRALGDAVDAGLDVRGIPTSYQSRKLAIEAGIPLTSLDAVEAVDVAIDGADAVAGRVLLKGGGAAHAREKIIDSAAERFVVVVDHSKIVETVTRPVPLEVLPDARPVVEREVSGLGGEPTLRDATAKDGPVVTDNGNLVLDCSFGTIESPGDLAGALSALPGVVEHGLFVDLVDEIHVGSTDGVTVDRFD, encoded by the coding sequence ATGAAGACCCAGGGCGGGTCGGACGCGGCGAAGCGACGGGCCGGCGAGAGTGCCGCCGATCTGGTCGGTGACGGTGCGGTCGTCGGGCTGGGGACCGGAAGTACGGCCGCCTGGGCCATCCGTGCCCTCGGCGACGCGGTCGACGCGGGTCTCGACGTTCGCGGTATCCCGACGTCGTATCAGTCGCGCAAACTCGCCATCGAGGCCGGCATCCCCCTGACCAGTCTGGACGCGGTCGAGGCAGTCGACGTGGCCATCGACGGTGCGGACGCGGTCGCCGGACGTGTCCTGCTGAAGGGCGGGGGCGCGGCCCACGCGCGGGAGAAGATCATCGATTCGGCCGCCGAGCGTTTCGTCGTAGTGGTTGACCACTCGAAGATCGTCGAGACGGTGACGCGACCCGTTCCGCTCGAGGTCCTTCCGGACGCCAGACCGGTCGTCGAACGCGAGGTCTCGGGCCTCGGCGGCGAACCGACCCTTCGGGACGCGACGGCCAAGGACGGACCGGTGGTCACCGACAACGGCAACCTCGTGCTGGACTGTTCGTTCGGCACCATCGAATCGCCAGGCGATCTGGCGGGGGCGCTCTCCGCGCTCCCGGGGGTCGTCGAGCACGGTCTCTTCGTCGATCTCGTGGACGAGATCCACGTGGGATCGACGGACGGCGTTACGGTCGACCGATTCGACTGA
- a CDS encoding RlmE family RNA methyltransferase: MTGSKDHYYNKSKQEGYRARSAYKLKQLDREVGLLPSDGTVVDLGAAPGGWLQVAAEAVGPSGRVIGVDFQRIPDFEDHDVETIRGDVTEDETKERVREAAGGPVDTVLSDMAPNMTGEYSVDHARSVHLARQALETALDLLDTGGDFAVKVFDGQDFAAFREDCEAEFEYVRVLSPDASRDSSSEVYVVGKGRLTTPLREGDEVDVEVVDTGDEGDGIAYVDGYTLFVSDAEPGDAVTVEVTGIKPRFGFAEVVDA; this comes from the coding sequence ATGACCGGGTCGAAGGACCACTACTACAACAAGTCGAAACAGGAGGGCTACCGCGCGCGGTCCGCGTACAAGCTCAAACAGCTCGACCGCGAGGTTGGCCTCCTCCCGTCCGATGGAACGGTCGTCGACCTCGGTGCGGCGCCGGGCGGCTGGCTCCAGGTGGCGGCGGAGGCGGTGGGCCCGTCCGGTCGCGTCATCGGCGTCGACTTCCAGCGGATCCCGGATTTCGAGGACCACGACGTCGAGACCATCCGCGGCGACGTGACCGAAGACGAGACGAAAGAACGCGTTCGGGAGGCCGCCGGTGGCCCGGTCGATACGGTGCTCTCGGACATGGCGCCGAACATGACCGGCGAGTACAGCGTGGACCACGCTCGCTCCGTGCACCTGGCCCGGCAGGCCCTGGAGACGGCCCTCGACCTGCTCGACACTGGCGGCGACTTCGCGGTGAAGGTCTTCGACGGCCAGGACTTCGCGGCGTTTCGTGAGGACTGCGAGGCCGAATTCGAATACGTCAGGGTCCTCAGCCCGGACGCGTCGCGCGATAGTTCCTCCGAGGTCTACGTCGTCGGGAAGGGTCGGCTGACGACGCCGCTTCGCGAGGGCGACGAGGTCGACGTCGAGGTCGTCGACACCGGCGACGAGGGCGACGGCATCGCCTACGTCGACGGATACACCCTGTTCGTCTCGGACGCAGAACCCGGTGACGCGGTGACCGTCGAGGTCACCGGCATCAAACCGAGATTCGGGTTCGCCGAGGTCGTCGACGCGTAA
- a CDS encoding GIY-YIG nuclease family protein, with protein MVVHHVYVLACADDTLYTGYTTDVERRVAEHNAGNGAKYTQSRTPVEVVHVESFETRSAALSREYAIKQLSRAEKDRLVDD; from the coding sequence GTGGTCGTGCATCACGTGTACGTCCTCGCCTGTGCCGACGACACCCTCTACACCGGGTACACGACCGACGTCGAGCGACGCGTCGCCGAGCACAACGCCGGTAACGGTGCGAAATACACGCAGAGCCGGACTCCCGTCGAAGTCGTGCACGTGGAGTCCTTCGAGACGCGGTCGGCAGCGCTTTCACGGGAGTACGCGATCAAACAGCTCTCCCGGGCCGAGAAGGACCGTCTCGTCGACGATTGA
- the priL gene encoding DNA primase regulatory subunit PriL, translating into MDARHARYPFLAGARTAVEEAGVDLADVVATDQDVVERAVERVTRSLTDREVGPMARSTRVELLSYPVARVLVSLVDADVARRRYASAEAATAFERLTTEFDDDAEMRSVGSSALTRDALLREFDLSVAVRRVDDGYRMDVAPYLEYAASLRGEEWRLTGRALADGTVPLEAAELDRILERAIEERVAEGLPLSVPDAIASELDREVETVEETLSDLDFTRDIDTVVPELFPPCMQHLLDGIQRGDHLPHHSRFAITSFLANIGLSTEEIVDLYQVNPGFGREMTRYQTDHIRGESSPTEYTAPSCATMKAYDDCVNPDDLCDAISHPLSYYEVKLDDADDEELTDWREREATAED; encoded by the coding sequence ATGGACGCACGCCACGCTCGGTATCCGTTCCTCGCCGGTGCCAGGACGGCGGTCGAGGAGGCCGGGGTGGACCTCGCCGACGTCGTCGCGACCGACCAGGACGTCGTCGAGCGGGCCGTCGAACGCGTCACCCGTTCGCTCACCGACCGGGAGGTGGGGCCGATGGCCCGCTCGACCCGGGTCGAACTCCTCTCCTATCCGGTGGCCCGCGTCCTGGTCTCGCTCGTGGACGCGGACGTCGCGCGTCGGCGCTATGCAAGTGCCGAGGCCGCGACCGCCTTCGAACGGTTGACGACGGAGTTCGATGACGACGCGGAGATGCGCTCCGTAGGCTCGAGTGCCCTTACGCGGGATGCACTGCTGCGGGAGTTCGACCTCTCCGTCGCCGTTCGCCGGGTGGATGATGGCTATCGCATGGACGTGGCCCCGTACCTCGAGTACGCCGCGTCCCTCCGGGGCGAGGAGTGGCGGTTGACCGGGCGAGCACTGGCCGACGGAACCGTCCCGCTCGAGGCGGCCGAACTCGACCGCATCCTCGAGCGGGCCATCGAGGAGCGCGTGGCGGAGGGGCTCCCACTCTCGGTCCCCGATGCCATCGCGTCGGAACTGGACCGGGAGGTCGAGACGGTCGAGGAGACGCTGTCGGACCTGGATTTCACCAGGGACATCGACACCGTCGTTCCGGAACTGTTTCCGCCCTGTATGCAACACCTCCTCGACGGCATCCAGCGGGGCGACCACCTCCCACACCACTCGCGGTTCGCCATCACCTCCTTTCTCGCGAATATCGGGCTCTCGACCGAGGAGATCGTCGATCTCTACCAGGTGAACCCCGGCTTCGGCCGCGAGATGACCCGGTACCAGACCGATCACATCCGGGGCGAGTCGAGTCCGACCGAATATACGGCGCCCTCCTGTGCGACCATGAAGGCCTACGACGACTGCGTCAACCCGGACGACCTCTGTGATGCCATCTCCCACCCGCTCTCGTACTACGAGGTCAAACTCGACGACGCCGACGACGAGGAGTTGACCGACTGGCGAGAACGCGAGGCCACTGCCGAGGACTGA
- a CDS encoding ribbon-helix-helix domain-containing protein, translated as MPKISVEVPAELLADLDDHVGADGKFVNRSEAIRASIRKTLDLLDDIDDRQGRLEDDE; from the coding sequence ATGCCCAAGATAAGCGTCGAGGTCCCCGCGGAGTTACTCGCTGACCTCGACGACCACGTCGGCGCGGACGGCAAGTTCGTCAACCGAAGCGAGGCGATCCGCGCGTCCATCCGGAAGACCCTCGACCTGCTCGACGACATCGACGACCGACAGGGTCGCCTAGAGGACGACGAATGA
- a CDS encoding protein sorting system archaetidylserine decarboxylase has protein sequence MQLAPGTWRLAGPVLLAAVVAAFVSPLWSVGAAILGLLILWFHRDPDRHPPASGIVAPADGRVSVLRREDSRVRVGVFMNVTDVHVNRAPSGGTLRERTHVPGANRPAFTKDSDRNERLHFAFDDVRVTLIAGWFARRIYPHVEPGEYVERGERIGHVSFGSRADVLLPERVSIDDVRVSKGDRVRAGETVLVAD, from the coding sequence ATGCAACTCGCCCCCGGGACCTGGCGACTCGCCGGCCCAGTACTCCTCGCCGCCGTCGTCGCGGCATTCGTCTCGCCGCTCTGGAGCGTGGGTGCGGCCATCCTGGGCCTGCTCATTCTGTGGTTCCATCGAGACCCGGACCGGCATCCACCGGCGAGCGGGATCGTGGCACCGGCCGACGGTCGCGTCTCGGTACTCAGACGCGAGGACAGTCGCGTACGCGTGGGGGTGTTCATGAACGTCACCGACGTTCACGTGAATCGGGCTCCGAGCGGGGGCACCCTCCGGGAGCGGACCCACGTCCCGGGGGCCAATCGACCGGCGTTCACGAAGGATTCCGACCGGAACGAGCGCCTGCACTTCGCGTTCGACGACGTCCGGGTGACCCTCATCGCCGGGTGGTTCGCGCGACGCATCTACCCCCACGTCGAACCCGGCGAATACGTCGAGCGGGGCGAGCGGATCGGGCACGTCTCCTTCGGCAGTCGCGCCGACGTCCTCCTCCCCGAAAGGGTATCGATAGACGACGTACGGGTCTCGAAAGGCGATCGAGTCCGCGCGGGCGAGACGGTGCTCGTGGCAGACTGA
- the hjc gene encoding Holliday junction resolvase Hjc encodes MSANRKGDRRERELVNELDEHGFAVMRAPASGSATARELPDVLAGNGDDFYAIEAKSSAGDPIYLTGEEVEALVYFARNFGAKPRVGVRFDREAWYFFHPGDLHVTDGGNYRVKKETALAAGEDLPSLAGESTQSRLGER; translated from the coding sequence ATGAGTGCCAACCGGAAGGGGGACCGCCGCGAACGGGAACTCGTCAACGAACTCGACGAGCACGGCTTCGCCGTAATGCGCGCACCAGCGAGCGGGTCGGCGACCGCCCGCGAACTCCCCGACGTGCTGGCCGGCAACGGCGACGACTTCTACGCCATCGAGGCGAAATCCAGTGCCGGCGACCCCATCTACCTCACCGGCGAAGAGGTCGAGGCGCTGGTCTACTTCGCCCGGAACTTCGGGGCCAAACCACGCGTCGGCGTGCGATTCGACCGCGAGGCGTGGTACTTCTTTCACCCTGGCGACCTCCACGTCACGGATGGCGGCAATTACCGCGTAAAAAAGGAGACCGCGCTCGCGGCCGGCGAGGACCTCCCGTCGCTGGCCGGCGAATCGACACAGTCACGTCTCGGCGAGCGGTAA
- a CDS encoding queuosine precursor transporter codes for MTDRLATAQVALVGLFVTALVTAQLTAAKVLAIDIPISLPLAGETLFLPGAALAYAITFFASDAYAELYGRRAAQVLVNVAFFLNFVMLALVWSTIAAPVAPTSPVGAEAFAGVLGPSTSIVVGSLAAYLVSQNWDVLVFHVLREVTDGAHLWLRNLASTASSQLIDTVIFVTLAFYAVPALLGTADPLKPAVLGGLIVGQYVLKLLIAVADTPFVYAVVGFVRQRERDEQVVASAD; via the coding sequence ATGACCGACCGTCTCGCGACGGCGCAGGTCGCCCTCGTCGGCCTGTTCGTCACGGCACTGGTGACCGCCCAGTTGACCGCAGCGAAGGTCCTGGCCATCGACATCCCCATCTCGCTCCCGCTCGCCGGCGAGACGCTCTTCCTGCCCGGTGCCGCGCTGGCCTACGCCATCACCTTCTTCGCCTCGGACGCCTACGCCGAACTCTACGGCCGGCGGGCCGCCCAGGTCCTGGTGAACGTGGCCTTCTTTCTCAACTTCGTCATGCTGGCGCTGGTCTGGAGCACCATCGCCGCGCCAGTCGCCCCGACCTCCCCCGTCGGTGCCGAGGCCTTCGCCGGCGTTCTCGGGCCGAGTACGAGCATCGTCGTGGGCAGCCTGGCCGCCTATCTGGTCAGCCAGAACTGGGACGTGCTCGTCTTTCACGTCCTCCGCGAGGTGACCGACGGGGCCCACCTGTGGCTCCGCAACCTCGCCTCGACGGCCTCGAGTCAGCTCATCGACACGGTCATCTTCGTCACGCTGGCGTTCTACGCGGTCCCGGCCCTTCTGGGGACCGCCGACCCGCTCAAACCGGCTGTCCTGGGAGGACTCATCGTCGGCCAGTACGTCCTCAAACTGCTAATCGCGGTGGCCGACACGCCGTTCGTCTACGCCGTGGTTGGGTTCGTCCGCCAACGCGAGCGCGACGAACAGGTAGTGGCGTCCGCGGACTGA
- a CDS encoding DUF1931 family protein, with the protein MADLIVKAAVKEALADKNVASDFYDALDEKVDALLEDAGRRAEENGRKTVQPRDL; encoded by the coding sequence ATGGCAGACCTCATCGTCAAGGCCGCTGTGAAGGAAGCACTCGCTGACAAAAACGTCGCATCCGACTTCTACGACGCGCTCGACGAGAAGGTCGACGCGCTGCTCGAGGACGCCGGCCGACGTGCCGAAGAGAACGGTCGCAAGACCGTCCAGCCGCGCGACCTGTAA
- a CDS encoding PAS domain-containing sensor histidine kinase, whose product MGPDHTPDGRSDGYSTANTSAQILSLVSDRGNRRVLTDWIDAQDDYGLVAETSDVLTAEYDCLIVDVGALADRRQSLLERKEIETLVLPVILLVDETEERHVRRELRREQPALFDAINAVVTMPIAEYRFADQLRTLLLMREQSRKIAVQEHQLRAIRDEHAGHGVVITDPDGTIQYVNRAFEQQSGYPSEEVIGKNPRILQSGEHDESFYEELWDTILAGKVWDGVVTNERKSGETYILNQTIAPVTDTDGAIDRFIAVNHEITQLKELETSLRRRSEQLEILNRVLRHDIRNDLNVIIGWLEMVGDHVAPPGVAYIDRVTYSAKHMVEITEEASDLVQDITTDSDPDLEPVELSSVLLEEVEKRRETFTQATIDFRDEVPPGTTVRANSMLASVFRNLVNNAIQHNDSAEPRVEIRSTLRDASAVVTVADDGPGIPDGKRAQIFSQAEKGLESGGTGMGLFLVHSLVETYGGSVWIEDNDPQGAIFGVELVTTGSHPDDPE is encoded by the coding sequence ATGGGGCCTGATCACACGCCCGACGGCCGATCGGACGGATATTCGACCGCCAACACGTCCGCACAGATCCTCTCACTCGTCAGTGATCGGGGCAACCGGCGAGTGCTGACCGACTGGATAGACGCCCAGGACGACTACGGTCTGGTGGCCGAGACCAGTGACGTACTGACGGCCGAGTACGACTGTTTGATCGTCGATGTCGGCGCTCTCGCTGACCGTCGCCAGTCCCTCCTCGAGCGGAAGGAAATCGAGACGCTGGTATTACCAGTCATTTTGCTCGTCGACGAAACCGAGGAACGCCACGTGCGCCGAGAACTTCGCCGGGAGCAACCCGCTCTGTTCGATGCGATCAATGCAGTGGTGACGATGCCGATTGCGGAATATCGATTCGCCGACCAGCTACGAACGCTCCTTCTGATGCGCGAGCAGTCTCGAAAGATCGCCGTCCAGGAACACCAGTTGCGGGCAATCAGGGACGAGCATGCCGGCCACGGCGTCGTCATCACGGATCCCGACGGAACGATTCAGTACGTGAACAGGGCGTTCGAACAACAGTCCGGGTATCCGTCCGAGGAGGTAATCGGGAAAAATCCCCGAATTCTGCAGTCCGGCGAGCACGACGAATCGTTCTACGAGGAGTTGTGGGACACGATTTTGGCAGGCAAGGTCTGGGATGGAGTGGTGACAAACGAGCGCAAGAGCGGGGAGACGTACATTCTGAATCAGACGATCGCACCAGTTACCGATACGGACGGCGCAATCGACCGGTTCATCGCAGTCAACCACGAGATCACACAACTCAAGGAACTGGAGACCTCGCTCCGTCGACGGAGCGAACAACTGGAGATTCTCAACCGGGTGCTCCGTCACGATATCCGAAACGACCTGAACGTCATCATCGGGTGGCTGGAGATGGTCGGCGACCACGTGGCACCGCCAGGTGTGGCGTACATCGACCGGGTCACGTATTCGGCCAAACACATGGTCGAAATTACCGAGGAGGCGAGTGATCTCGTTCAAGATATCACGACCGATAGCGATCCCGATCTGGAGCCAGTCGAGCTATCGTCGGTACTTCTAGAGGAGGTGGAAAAACGGCGAGAGACCTTCACGCAGGCAACGATCGACTTTCGCGACGAGGTCCCCCCCGGGACGACGGTCCGGGCGAACTCGATGCTCGCATCGGTGTTCCGGAATCTCGTCAACAACGCGATCCAGCACAACGACTCGGCCGAACCGCGGGTGGAGATACGGAGCACGCTCAGGGACGCTTCGGCGGTCGTGACGGTGGCCGACGACGGCCCTGGAATACCGGATGGGAAGCGAGCGCAGATATTCAGCCAGGCGGAAAAAGGGCTGGAGAGTGGGGGGACTGGAATGGGGCTGTTCCTCGTCCACTCCCTGGTCGAAACGTACGGTGGATCCGTGTGGATCGAGGACAACGACCCGCAGGGGGCGATCTTCGGCGTCGAACTGGTGACCACCGGGTCACACCCTGACGACCCCGAGTGA